One Methylophaga thalassica genomic window carries:
- a CDS encoding methanol/ethanol family PQQ-dependent dehydrogenase produces the protein MKLKILSIALLSATPALVAADELQQMQENPNNWVMPAGHYNNQRYSELTQINKDNVKDLGMAWSFSTGVLRGHEGNALVIDGTMYLHTPFPNIVYALDLNNDGAIKWKYEPKQNYDETVPVMCCDTVNRGLSYADGKIFLNQADTTLVALNAEDGKVVWSDKRDDPRKGATSTAAAHVFKDKVIVGISGGEFGVRGYVQAYDLDGNVKYKAYSTGPDEDMLIDPDKTTSMLKPVGKNSSLNSWQGDQWKIGGGTTWGWYSYDPDLDTFYYATANPSTWNPVQRPGDNKWTMSIFGRDLDTGMAKWVYQMTPFDEWDYDGINENILVDQKVKGKQRKTLVHFDRNGFAYTMDRANGELLVAEKYDPTVNWSNGVNLKTGLHDRVAKYSTAKNGPDVTTSGICPAAQGSKDMQPAAYSPRTGLFYVPTNHICMDYEPFEVEYVAGQPYVGATLSMYPAPGGTNMGNFIAWDAREGKIVWSNPERFSVWSGALATATDVVFYGTLEGYLKAVDAQSGRELWRFKTASGIIGNVNTYKHDGKQYISILSGVGGWAGIGMAIPSLENDADGLGAVGAYRALSNWTNLGGVLSVFSL, from the coding sequence ATGAAGCTGAAAATACTTTCTATTGCTTTGCTATCAGCCACGCCAGCATTGGTGGCTGCTGACGAACTTCAACAAATGCAGGAAAACCCTAATAACTGGGTCATGCCTGCGGGTCATTACAATAATCAACGTTACTCTGAGCTGACACAGATTAATAAAGATAATGTGAAAGATTTAGGCATGGCCTGGTCATTCTCGACCGGTGTTTTACGTGGACACGAAGGTAATGCCTTAGTTATTGATGGCACGATGTACCTACATACGCCATTTCCAAACATTGTTTATGCGCTGGACTTAAATAATGATGGCGCCATTAAATGGAAATATGAGCCCAAGCAAAATTACGATGAAACTGTACCCGTCATGTGTTGCGACACAGTCAATCGTGGCTTGTCTTATGCTGATGGCAAAATTTTTCTTAATCAGGCTGATACCACGTTAGTCGCTTTGAATGCTGAAGACGGAAAAGTGGTGTGGTCAGATAAGCGTGATGACCCAAGAAAAGGTGCCACCAGTACTGCAGCGGCGCATGTTTTTAAAGATAAAGTGATTGTCGGTATTTCCGGTGGTGAATTTGGGGTACGTGGTTATGTCCAGGCCTATGACCTGGATGGCAATGTGAAATACAAGGCTTATAGCACTGGACCGGATGAAGATATGCTGATTGATCCTGATAAAACCACGTCAATGTTAAAACCAGTAGGAAAAAATTCATCGTTAAATAGCTGGCAGGGTGATCAGTGGAAAATTGGTGGTGGAACGACTTGGGGTTGGTATTCTTACGATCCAGACCTGGATACCTTCTACTACGCGACGGCGAATCCATCTACCTGGAACCCAGTTCAACGTCCAGGTGATAACAAATGGACCATGTCAATTTTCGGCCGTGATCTTGATACGGGCATGGCAAAATGGGTCTATCAGATGACACCGTTTGACGAATGGGACTATGACGGTATCAATGAAAATATTTTGGTGGATCAAAAAGTCAAAGGCAAACAAAGAAAAACGCTGGTGCATTTTGACCGTAATGGGTTTGCCTACACGATGGACCGGGCAAATGGTGAATTGTTAGTGGCAGAAAAATATGACCCGACAGTGAACTGGTCAAACGGGGTCAATTTAAAAACAGGCTTGCATGATCGGGTGGCAAAATACTCAACGGCGAAGAATGGGCCGGATGTCACCACCAGCGGTATTTGTCCTGCAGCGCAGGGTTCAAAAGATATGCAACCTGCTGCCTACTCACCACGGACGGGACTTTTCTACGTGCCGACAAACCATATTTGTATGGATTATGAGCCATTTGAGGTGGAATACGTTGCTGGTCAGCCTTATGTCGGGGCAACGCTAAGTATGTATCCGGCACCGGGTGGCACCAATATGGGTAACTTTATTGCCTGGGATGCCCGAGAAGGTAAAATCGTTTGGTCTAATCCTGAGCGTTTTTCAGTCTGGTCTGGTGCTTTAGCGACGGCTACGGATGTTGTTTTTTATGGCACGCTTGAAGGCTATTTAAAAGCAGTAGATGCTCAATCAGGTCGCGAGCTTTGGCGCTTTAAAACCGCCTCGGGCATTATTGGTAATGTGAACACCTACAAACATGATGGTAAGCAATATATTTCTATTTTGTCTGGTGTTGGTGGTTGGGCTGGTATTGGTATGGCTATTCCATCACTTGAAAATGATGCCGATGGTTTAGGTGCCGTTGGTGCTTATAGAGCTTTATCCAACTGGACAAACCTGGGGGGTGTGTTGAGTGTGTTTAGCTTATAA
- a CDS encoding LysE family translocator produces MNVTAFLLFAIASTITPGPNNIMILNSVLHYGVKRTLPFYLGVCFGFPLMLLAIGMGLNTLFKQYPVLHLILKVVGIVYLLYLAWLIATQKPSSNTGIQQKPMSVLGGMIFQWLNPKAWIIAIGAVTTYSSLDSGWGNIVLMAVMFLVVTAICLSLWLYLGHASRSFIHSNKAMRLINLSMGMLLAISVVPVIIDVLTLSH; encoded by the coding sequence ATGAATGTAACGGCGTTTTTATTATTTGCAATTGCTTCCACCATTACGCCGGGTCCGAATAACATCATGATTCTAAACTCGGTGCTGCACTACGGGGTTAAACGTACCCTGCCGTTTTATTTGGGGGTGTGTTTTGGCTTTCCATTGATGTTGCTGGCCATCGGTATGGGCTTGAACACGCTGTTTAAGCAATACCCGGTGTTGCATCTGATTTTAAAAGTTGTTGGCATTGTCTATTTACTCTATCTGGCCTGGTTGATCGCCACCCAAAAACCGTCTTCCAACACCGGTATTCAACAAAAACCGATGTCTGTGTTGGGGGGAATGATTTTCCAATGGTTAAACCCCAAAGCCTGGATTATTGCCATTGGTGCCGTGACGACCTACTCCTCGCTGGATTCAGGTTGGGGAAATATTGTATTGATGGCCGTTATGTTTTTAGTGGTCACAGCGATTTGTCTTTCGTTATGGTTATATCTTGGTCATGCTTCACGTTCTTTTATTCATTCGAATAAAGCGATGCGACTGATTAATCTGAGCATGGGAATGTTATTGGCTATTTCTGTGGTGCCAGTAATTATCGATGTGTTAACGCTCAGCCACTAA
- a CDS encoding DinB family protein — MKLDIATYAELMARYNQWMNQSVYLAASQLSDQDRKADCGLFFKSIHGTLNHLLLCDRMWLDRFKGQIPSADLKALDQELYSEFTELKKARDELDLEILDWAASLEETVLPERLVYTSLAAAAEKNVDFTQAIIHFFNHQTHHRGQITTALNQAGVYVGVTDLLFMPEISV, encoded by the coding sequence ATGAAGTTGGATATCGCGACTTATGCGGAGTTAATGGCACGTTATAACCAATGGATGAACCAGTCTGTTTATCTGGCAGCCAGTCAATTAAGTGATCAGGATCGCAAGGCCGACTGTGGACTGTTTTTCAAATCCATTCATGGCACCTTAAACCATCTATTGTTGTGCGATCGGATGTGGCTAGACCGATTTAAAGGTCAGATTCCTTCAGCTGATCTGAAGGCATTGGATCAGGAACTTTACAGTGAGTTCACGGAGCTAAAAAAAGCGCGTGATGAATTAGATCTGGAGATACTTGATTGGGCAGCTTCACTCGAGGAGACAGTTTTGCCAGAACGCTTGGTCTATACGAGTCTGGCAGCTGCTGCCGAAAAGAATGTCGATTTCACTCAGGCGATTATTCATTTTTTTAACCATCAAACCCATCATCGGGGACAAATTACCACAGCACTGAACCAGGCAGGTGTCTATGTCGGGGTGACAGATTTATTATTTATGCCTGAGATCAGTGTATGA
- a CDS encoding 23S rRNA (adenine(2030)-N(6))-methyltransferase RlmJ, translating to MLSYRHSFHAGNFADVLKHIVLIELLQHMVKKEKAFSYIDTHSGAGLYHLRSGHAGKNQEYQKGITKVFHLDWPELAAYQTAVKTVNDGNDLTFYPGSPMLAMQYLRAQDQAWCFELHSEDSVFLTNNLRQYKQARVRREDGLKGLLSLLPPESRRALVLIDPSYEIKSDYDEVFHTVEKAHKKFATGTYAIWYPVVDRARINRLDKQLINSGITHIQRYELGLDADASTRGMTSSGIYVINPPWQLMETMTALLPKLVKVLGENAGAFYRADTLVAQ from the coding sequence TTGTTAAGTTATCGTCATTCATTCCATGCGGGTAATTTTGCTGATGTGCTGAAACATATTGTGCTGATCGAACTGCTTCAGCATATGGTGAAAAAAGAAAAAGCCTTTAGTTATATTGATACCCATTCCGGGGCGGGCTTGTATCATTTACGCTCAGGCCACGCTGGAAAAAATCAGGAATATCAGAAAGGTATTACGAAGGTGTTTCATCTGGACTGGCCAGAGTTGGCGGCGTATCAGACGGCAGTGAAGACGGTGAATGATGGCAATGACCTGACGTTTTACCCTGGCTCACCCATGTTGGCGATGCAATATTTACGTGCTCAGGATCAGGCATGGTGTTTTGAGTTGCATTCGGAAGACAGTGTATTCCTGACCAATAATCTGCGCCAATATAAGCAGGCTCGTGTACGGCGAGAAGATGGCTTGAAAGGTTTGCTGAGTTTATTACCGCCGGAGTCACGTCGGGCACTGGTGTTGATTGACCCGTCTTATGAGATCAAATCGGATTACGACGAGGTGTTTCATACTGTCGAGAAAGCCCATAAAAAGTTTGCTACGGGTACGTATGCAATCTGGTATCCGGTGGTCGACAGGGCACGTATTAATCGACTGGATAAACAGTTGATTAATAGTGGCATTACTCATATACAACGCTATGAACTAGGGTTGGATGCGGATGCTTCCACACGTGGTATGACGTCATCGGGCATCTATGTCATCAATCCACCCTGGCAATTGATGGAGACCATGACGGCATTACTGCCCAAACTAGTGAAAGTCTTGGGTGAAAATGCAGGTGCATTTTATCGGGCTGATACGTTGGTGGCGCAGTAA
- a CDS encoding DUF642 domain-containing protein — MKKVLAGLAIILGVSAQAHAAGVNLVSNGSFENPDIQSGSWTILYDGDLTNWEAGEDGVEVRDNKAGTAYDGDQFVELDTTHNSSITQTLATTAGSSYELSFAYSGRISQSADTNAISIFWNGVMVDTVTAIGGAQHDWVVYTFLVDAVGNDILTFAANGLDDSFGGSLDAVSVSAVPVPAAAFLFAPALLGFMGLRRKTAKIA; from the coding sequence ATGAAAAAAGTACTAGCTGGTCTAGCAATTATTTTGGGGGTATCCGCACAAGCACACGCTGCAGGTGTCAATTTAGTATCAAACGGCTCATTCGAAAATCCTGATATTCAATCTGGCTCATGGACCATTCTTTATGATGGTGATTTAACCAACTGGGAAGCTGGTGAAGACGGTGTTGAAGTGCGTGATAACAAAGCAGGCACAGCCTATGATGGTGATCAGTTTGTTGAGCTGGATACGACTCACAACAGCAGCATCACACAAACTTTAGCAACAACGGCTGGCTCATCTTATGAGTTATCATTTGCTTATTCTGGTCGCATCAGCCAATCAGCTGATACAAATGCTATTTCTATATTCTGGAATGGTGTGATGGTTGACACCGTTACTGCTATCGGTGGCGCTCAACATGACTGGGTTGTTTACACGTTCTTAGTCGATGCTGTGGGTAATGATATTTTGACTTTCGCAGCCAATGGTCTTGATGACTCATTTGGTGGTAGCTTAGATGCTGTATCAGTGAGTGCTGTTCCAGTTCCAGCGGCAGCCTTCTTATTTGCTCCAGCATTACTTGGTTTTATGGGGTTACGCCGTAAAACTGCAAAAATAGCGTAA
- a CDS encoding diguanylate cyclase domain-containing protein — protein MCQSKSDQPVYVESVLEQKLKLLFTASFFSIAINAALGLILIIVQLPVTSLLTSLSWYGVLVIVLISRCILLVCWHRDHNKAELNQTRWLQYFRFSVLMSGIVWGIGGVILMPQDNIAYQAFLSFTIGGIASGGMASLSVDRRSVVALVLPTMIPHILILVQQGEPITYGMSAILVLFVLFVFLAAKKSGETFLENAKLRIKALESESRLRMMLDFSPTAASIIDIDTQEVVFANKSYASLIEKKHQEALGVTLRRYYANKLEYDDTVKLIEHGQQVNNQLVELYFPDSQQSTKWVIASYLQIEYHSKQMILAWFFDITDRKVMEEHAQHLAHHDALTGLPNRILFRERLHLAMTMAERDKYALALMFIDLDEFKPINDTHGHDVGDAVLIQCAERIRGCLRKPDSVARLGGDEFVVLLHKVSDEQAAIHVAEKVLETLQSPMTFEDLTVSVGASIGVALYPVHSTEEDGLLNCADFAMYDAKRNGRNRVRLFKNEY, from the coding sequence ATGTGCCAGAGCAAATCTGACCAACCAGTTTACGTTGAAAGCGTTTTAGAACAGAAACTTAAACTGCTTTTTACGGCGAGTTTTTTTTCTATCGCCATCAATGCCGCGCTGGGTTTGATACTGATTATTGTTCAACTCCCGGTGACGTCACTGTTGACCTCCTTGAGCTGGTACGGGGTGTTGGTGATTGTTTTGATCTCACGATGTATTTTGTTGGTGTGCTGGCATAGAGATCATAACAAAGCAGAACTTAATCAGACTCGATGGCTACAGTACTTTCGTTTCAGTGTTTTGATGTCGGGCATTGTCTGGGGAATAGGTGGGGTCATCCTGATGCCTCAAGACAATATTGCCTATCAGGCATTTTTGTCTTTTACCATTGGCGGGATAGCTTCGGGTGGTATGGCTTCACTCTCGGTTGACCGAAGATCGGTGGTGGCTTTAGTTCTTCCCACTATGATTCCACATATTCTGATACTTGTTCAGCAAGGGGAACCGATAACATATGGTATGAGTGCCATACTGGTGCTGTTTGTATTATTTGTTTTTCTGGCGGCTAAAAAATCAGGTGAAACCTTCCTGGAAAATGCAAAGCTACGCATCAAAGCATTAGAAAGCGAATCACGCTTGCGAATGATGTTGGACTTTAGCCCTACCGCCGCATCGATCATTGATATCGACACACAAGAAGTGGTATTTGCGAATAAAAGTTATGCCTCTTTAATCGAAAAGAAACATCAGGAAGCTTTAGGCGTGACGCTTCGACGTTATTACGCGAATAAATTGGAATATGATGATACGGTGAAGTTAATTGAACATGGCCAGCAGGTGAATAACCAATTAGTTGAACTCTACTTCCCTGATAGCCAGCAATCAACGAAATGGGTTATCGCCTCCTATCTTCAGATTGAATATCACAGCAAGCAAATGATTTTGGCTTGGTTTTTTGATATTACCGATAGAAAAGTCATGGAAGAACACGCTCAGCATCTTGCTCATCACGATGCACTGACCGGGTTGCCAAATCGAATCTTGTTCAGAGAACGGCTGCATTTAGCGATGACCATGGCAGAACGGGATAAATATGCGTTAGCCTTAATGTTTATCGATTTGGATGAGTTCAAACCGATTAACGATACCCACGGACACGATGTGGGGGATGCCGTATTGATTCAGTGTGCCGAACGAATCCGTGGCTGTCTCCGTAAACCTGACTCCGTCGCCAGACTTGGTGGTGATGAGTTTGTCGTATTGCTGCATAAAGTCAGCGATGAACAGGCCGCCATCCACGTTGCTGAGAAAGTTTTGGAGACACTGCAAAGCCCCATGACATTTGAGGATTTAACTGTCAGCGTCGGAGCCAGTATTGGTGTGGCGCTCTATCCTGTGCATAGTACTGAAGAGGATGGGCTATTAAATTGTGCTGACTTTGCTATGTACGATGCTAAGAGAAATGGGCGAAACCGGGTCAGGTTGTTTAAGAATGAATATTAA
- a CDS encoding lipid kinase, which yields MQHALILINPHSRNGSEDALQEAIETLKSGGFEISVKETESEDHLITLIENYEREDGVIVLAGGDGTISTGLEAIHKYQRTMAIFPLGTANDLARSLGVPEDLIAAAQVMVDGKRERISLGKVNNHFFVNVAHIGLGVDVTRELSSDSKKWFGVLAYLGAFFKAIKRNKSFKVHIKTDDWQNSSRAIHLAVGNGRYYGGGNIVDQRSTLVNGQLHLFFIKPRPWWQLLLLGPNLRDGALANERHIVRHSAQHFSIYTSKPKELEADGEFKTTTPVEFEIIPEAIEAIVGDIPTDSGDV from the coding sequence ATGCAGCATGCCTTGATACTGATTAACCCTCACAGCCGTAACGGCAGTGAAGACGCTTTGCAAGAAGCCATAGAAACACTGAAATCTGGCGGGTTTGAGATTTCAGTCAAAGAAACCGAAAGCGAAGATCACTTAATCACACTCATTGAAAATTATGAACGTGAGGATGGCGTGATTGTCCTCGCCGGTGGGGATGGGACAATCAGCACTGGGCTGGAAGCGATACATAAATATCAACGCACCATGGCGATATTCCCGCTGGGCACAGCCAATGATCTGGCGCGATCGCTGGGTGTGCCAGAAGATTTAATCGCCGCAGCACAAGTGATGGTTGATGGTAAACGCGAACGGATTAGTCTGGGCAAAGTAAATAATCATTTTTTTGTGAATGTTGCTCATATCGGGCTGGGCGTCGATGTTACACGAGAACTCAGCTCAGATAGCAAAAAATGGTTTGGTGTGTTGGCATATTTAGGTGCCTTCTTTAAAGCCATCAAGCGAAACAAAAGCTTTAAAGTCCATATCAAAACCGATGACTGGCAGAACTCAAGCCGAGCCATTCATCTTGCTGTTGGCAATGGTCGGTATTACGGTGGAGGCAATATTGTTGACCAGCGCTCTACCTTAGTAAACGGTCAGCTTCATTTGTTTTTTATCAAGCCACGGCCATGGTGGCAATTGTTATTATTGGGGCCTAATTTACGTGATGGGGCATTGGCAAATGAGCGTCATATCGTGCGCCACTCTGCTCAACACTTCAGTATTTACACCTCTAAACCCAAAGAGCTGGAAGCTGATGGTGAATTTAAAACCACGACCCCTGTCGAATTTGAGATTATCCCTGAAGCCATAGAGGCAATTGTCGGGGACATACCTACCGATTCTGGAGACGTTTAA
- a CDS encoding DUF1206 domain-containing protein → MSHSTTYQILARMGYAARGLIYVTIGVLAFLSTLRLGGEEASSKGAILNLKEQPFGQTLLVILIIGLLGYIIWRFTQGIKDADGHGHSFKGLVVRGSLIVSAITHSILCYWTIKLLLHNTEDSSGDSASSSLSAYLRSDITAFVVGIIGLILVGVGIAHLFKGYKARFEQYMAMPESQYRWIKRVCQFGLISRGIVWCIIGWVILRSAFISGTSENKGISDALEWLQTTPFDSWLTMTVAIGLMAFGLYSFLEAVYRRIEH, encoded by the coding sequence TTGAGTCACTCAACGACATATCAAATTCTGGCACGGATGGGCTATGCTGCCAGAGGGCTTATCTATGTCACTATCGGCGTGTTGGCTTTTCTCTCTACGCTAAGATTGGGAGGAGAAGAGGCGAGTAGCAAAGGTGCCATTCTCAATCTCAAAGAGCAGCCTTTTGGTCAAACGCTGTTAGTCATCCTTATTATTGGTTTGCTTGGCTACATTATTTGGCGCTTTACTCAAGGCATCAAAGATGCCGATGGGCATGGTCATTCGTTTAAAGGCTTGGTTGTGCGTGGCTCCTTAATCGTAAGTGCCATTACTCACAGTATTCTTTGTTACTGGACCATCAAGTTATTGCTTCATAACACAGAGGACTCGTCAGGCGATTCGGCATCTTCCAGCCTCTCGGCCTATCTGAGATCAGACATCACGGCTTTCGTCGTTGGTATTATTGGCTTGATATTAGTGGGTGTGGGTATTGCTCACTTGTTTAAGGGCTATAAGGCTCGTTTTGAGCAATATATGGCGATGCCAGAGTCTCAATATCGCTGGATAAAGAGAGTCTGTCAGTTCGGGCTGATATCGAGAGGCATCGTCTGGTGCATTATTGGCTGGGTGATTCTGCGTTCCGCCTTTATTTCTGGCACCAGTGAGAATAAAGGGATCAGTGACGCGTTGGAATGGTTACAGACAACACCCTTTGACAGTTGGCTCACCATGACGGTGGCTATCGGCTTAATGGCCTTTGGTCTTTATAGCTTTCTGGAAGCGGTATATCGTCGTATTGAGCATTAA